The Zymobacter palmae DNA window TGGCCGTTTCCGAAATGGCTGTCGTGCTGTACTGCGCGAACGAAGGCTATCTCTCTGACATCGCAGTCAGCGACGTACTGAGCTTCGAACGTGATCTGATCGACTTCATGCACGCTGAACATCAGCCTCTGCTTGATACGATTGATGCTTCTGGCGACTACAACGACGACATTCAGAAAGGCCTGAAAGACGCCGTTGAACGTTTCAAGTCAACCCGTAACTAAGCGCGCGGAACGTCATTTACCGCACGATTGAAGCCGTGGTTCGGCCGGTGATTCGCCGGACCATTGGCTTACGGGTTTGAACAGGAGGTCGCCATGGCAGCCATTAAAGATATCAAGTCGCAGATCGGCAGTATCAAGAACACGCAGAAGATCACCAGCGCCATGCAGATGGTGGCCGCATCTAAAATGCGTCGTTCTCAGGAGCGCATGGAGGCGGGCAAGCCTTATGCGCGCAAGATTCGTGAAGTATGCCACCACACGGCCAATGCCAACTTGGATTACCGTCACCCTTATCTGGTGCCGCGTGAACAGGTCAACCGTGTAGGTTATATCGTCATTTCCAGCGACCGTGGGCTGTGCGGTGGTCTGAACATTAATGTGTTCAAGGCGGCACTCAAGGACGCACAGACGTGGCGTGATCAAGGTGTTGGCGTTGCATTCTGCACCATTGGTCGTCAGGCGGCCTCGTTCTTCCGGCAATACGGCGGTGAAGTGATGGCGTCTGAAGACGGCTTGGGTGATGCCCCCGTCGCCAGCGATCTGATCGGCAGTATCAAGGTTATGCTTGATGCTTACGACGAAGGTCAGCTGGACCGCTTGGTGCTGGTGTCCAACGAATTCGTGAACACCATGACGCAGCAGCCGACGGCACGCACTCTGCTTCCGATTGATGCTAGTGATGTTGAGCCGGATGAGAAAGAAGAAGACATCCTGCCAAAAGGTCACTGGATCTATCTGTACGAGCCGGATGCACGCACGCTTCTGGATACCCTGCTGGTTCGCTACGTCGAGTCCCAGGTGTATCAGGCCGTGGTCGAAAACATTGCCTGTGAGCAAGCTGCTCGCATGATCGCAATGAAGAACGCCACCGATAACGGAAGTGAACTGATTAACGACCTGCAGCTGCTCTACAACAAAGAGCGTCAAGCCGCGATCACGCAGGAAATCAACGAGATCGTGGGTGGTG harbors:
- the atpG gene encoding F0F1 ATP synthase subunit gamma; the encoded protein is MAAIKDIKSQIGSIKNTQKITSAMQMVAASKMRRSQERMEAGKPYARKIREVCHHTANANLDYRHPYLVPREQVNRVGYIVISSDRGLCGGLNINVFKAALKDAQTWRDQGVGVAFCTIGRQAASFFRQYGGEVMASEDGLGDAPVASDLIGSIKVMLDAYDEGQLDRLVLVSNEFVNTMTQQPTARTLLPIDASDVEPDEKEEDILPKGHWIYLYEPDARTLLDTLLVRYVESQVYQAVVENIACEQAARMIAMKNATDNGSELINDLQLLYNKERQAAITQEINEIVGGAAAV